Below is a window of Cottoperca gobio chromosome 12, fCotGob3.1, whole genome shotgun sequence DNA.
CTCTTTCAGCACGCACTTGAGTCCTCTTCTACCCAATCCCCGCTTAGTCCTCACCCGACCACCAATGAAGAAGAGGCAGAGCAGGCCTGGAGAGCCAGTCATAAGAAACCAGCTGCAGGCCTGTTCAGCAGTTCAAACTTGCACCGAGCCAGCAGCGTCAAAAACCTTATCAGTAAATTCTCTGGTCCTTCTTCCGGTACCCCGCAGAGCCCCTCATCTTCCCCAAAGTCTGCTTCTGCACAGGCTCTCGAGTCAAAGTTGAGTCCGTCCACACTGAGCAGCGCCGGACAAGACGAGGGTCCAGTTCCCGGCATCACTGTGACCCCTCCGTTCAGGGAAACCAGTCAGAACGTGGCTCCATCAGCTCAGAGAGGCACCAATACCAGTCAGATCACTGCGAGGGTCGATTGTCCAGTAGGAGGCTGCGCTAAGAAGACTGATTCTGAAGCAAGGAGCAAAAGACAAACCCCAGACACTGATAGACACTCAGTGGCTGACTCTGGCATGGGATCGGTAAGCAAAATATCAAGTCCTGACCGATCGTTTGGAAGTCCTTGCATGAAACGAAAAGTGATTAAAGCGCCGTTCTCAATCCACATGACGACTCCTAAGCTTGAAACCACGGCAAGATTCTAACGCACGTCCTCTTCAATCGTACTAAtcaaaatgtcctcaaattcTCTGGCGTCCCATCCAATCTCTTTGATTCTTCCCCTGTAAATGAGCTTCACTTGTTGCCAGTTTTGTCTTTGGCCTTCACGCAACAACCTTCACGCTATGATTGTGTTGATTTTGGCTGCATGATTGCAGTCAATGGGACAAATGATAGCGATTGGGTCACATGATACTTTTGTGCATTTTTGTATTCTGTTTGCTTGAGTTTCTGTCTGGTAATTTGCTTCGTGACAAACAAGAGCACAGCGGCTTATTGTGGCATATTATCTGCAGCATGTGCAAACTAAGGTGGGACAAAGACATTGTTTTGCAACAAAGTCATAGCCAAATCGTGGTTATCAAGTCTCTAGTCAAAGACTGATAAATTCCAAGCCAAGCCCAAGTCCTAAGGGCAGTGTTTCAGGTCTTAAATTAGAgtattatctgtctgtctgcactgcCAGCACACAACTTTCCCTCCTTCTCACACATTGTGATTGGCTGCTTTCAAATTGATTCAAACTATATTTGTTGTTAGAAAAATTAATTGTTTCTCTGTACACTTTTAGTATTTGGGCTTGCAGAGAATATCAAGACATTCTAAGTCAAAAGGCTAAAATCCAAGTGAAGTCACAAGTCCGTGGTGTTAAAGtcttttagtattttattatttcagtagATTCATGATTCAAGTCTGAGTCAGTTCCCTTTTATTCAGAAGTCCCAGTCATTTTTCCAGTAGGCAATTTTAGGTGACTCACAGTACAACTTGTACGGCTTGAATGGCCGAGTAGAATCATAGGTACACAATAAGAAGAAATGTCAAGATCAGCTGATTTGATGAAAGTTTGAAGTTACATCTCTGTGGACAACTTTATAAGCTGATAATACTGCGTTTACTATCTTATTATGGAGTTAttctgccccctagtggtcaGAAaactttaatgcagctttaaagaaatCCCAGTTAGCATCTATTAGCTAAACATAAGTGAAATACTTGTGTCAATTGGTAGGTACATCTTTTTCCCAGAGCATTTTTTTCCTGGAAATCTGCTGTTTCTTCCCCTCCACTATTATTACACGTTACCTTGTCTCATCTTCTCCctgctgacaacaccagcacaTGCTCAGCCTCTGTTTTCACCCCTCCAGCAgatgtatgtttatgtttcataCAGGTTTATTCCATTGCTCCTTCCCCACCTTCTGCCCTTCTCCTCCAGGAGTCTGAATTGGATTTGAACAAGCAGTCAGACAGCCCGTCAGAGGACGAGCCCACCACACCCCGAGTTGTGTCGACCAGCCAGAACCCAAAATATCAGCTGTTCCTCAACAACGACCACTTGACCAACGGGTTGAGCAGCAGGGCTGCAGATAGTCCAGGAGGCGGCGGAACGGTGGGGGAGAACAGCCCCAAGCCAGCCCGAAGGGAGACTAACCGGCTGGGGCTGAACAACCACCGAGGGTCCCTGGAGTCCCTGGCCTCGCGGGACTGGGACAATACGTCTGAAAGGGTGGGTGAGGCCGACCGTGGActccgtttgtgtgtgtgtgggattcaGATCAGGAAGATTAGAGTTTTATGATAATCAGATATCTGTCATATCTGTGATTCCAGAACCAGTTATCAAACAGTGCCATCTCCTGGACAGAATACAGCTCTAAGATGTAGTATTGCCCATCCACTGCATAAAGGGtctccattattattattattattattattattattattattattattattattattattattattattattaaaacctgAGTTTCTCGCTGTTTTCTGGTCTTTTACCTCGTTTTTAGATCTCAACGTTCCCAAGACCCCGAACAATTAGTGTTCCAGGTTTCATGTTCATTTAAGAACTATTTGATCCTGAATCTAATTAAATCAAAGTAAAGCCCCCTTGTTTTGAATGTGCCACTTTTGCATTGCAAAATGTCGTAATTAACGTAGCCTGAAAGTAATACAGTAAATTAGGAAAATAGAAATCCATTCTCCAAAAGTAAATCTAGCATGTCCTTCCAAGTAACTAAACTTACTCACTCTGTAATAATTTaacttatttaaacatttatgatGTCATAATCCTGTTGAAGTGATACAGGTCTTATGCAGCATAAATAAAAAGACGTTTTCCTTTCCAGTTATTGAACAACGCCATCTCCTGGACAAAACACAGATTTAAGGTTTCCTTCTGGCCGTCCTGGTTACCTGACACAATGTTAAATTATACCAGTTTCTCAGACTTTACTTTAACCTGTTATTAGATCCTATAATTCTCCAGACCTCCAACAATAAAAATTGTTGTCTGATAAATGTTTTGGTTGAGAATCTCTGAATTATTATACAATGATACAGTTATcctgaatcaaatcaaatataatcTAATCAACACCTTTAATGCAAGATTGCAGAATGACATGTTAAACGTACATTACATGATACAAATACAAGTATTTGCTGTAATATATGTGCATCTGCTACAAGTACATGCACTTACTCAACAGCAATTTACCAGCCAATTATATGACCATCCTGTTTAAATATTACATGTCTATGAGTGTCATTTTGTATCTACCATTGCAAATaagatatttaatgttatattatatttgagtAATAATCTACGTATCAAAGAGCTTCCCTGTCAGGCTCAACATGTCTCTTCATCGTGTGTTCAGatgtttgaaaacattttaagttGTGGATTTTGATTTAAATGATATTTGAATATTAATTAGAAAGCTAAGTAAATCAGTGTAACATGTACGACATTGACAGGGTGCTGCATCTGCACTTCTGCATCTGCCTTCAGTCGGCACTTTGATCGTTGGCTTTTGTCCTTTCCATTTGTCTTGTCCTATACTTTTGTCGTTCTGTTGATTGGTATTAAATCTgcgttgtgttgtttgtttgtttacagtgggGTGTTGTTGACAGCCCTCCCAGGGTGTTCAACAGTCCGTACACCACGACCGCCTCCATAGATTACAACCCCATGTACCGAATGTCTGAGTTCAAGGTTTGTAGTGgaaaactgttttttatttctatatctaATACAGATTATATAGGTTTAGAAACACTCTTAAAGTCACAGAAACATAAGAAATTGATGCTAAAACAGTCTACACAATCTTCAAATACTACTTTTTAACTGAAAAGCCCTTAAAGTCAAGTGAGAAAAGATAATTGtggttttctctcctgtgtttatgacttaagaatcTGTGAACAAAAGGTTTTTCCAGGTTCATCTTTTGGAAATtccttttttgtcattttcttttaataatctgtgaaaacaggtgtAAAAACAGTTTCGGCAGGTGAAGAATTTTGGCCAAAATGAGCATGGCAACAGCAGATATTCAGAAAGATTATCCTCGCAAATCAGaaacagagcgagagaaaaGACCATTTAAATGTATCGCCAGAGAAGGAGTTGAAAGGCATGATCCCACTTTTTCTCACATCACGATCACAGTGTTCTGGTAGTAACCCTCCTCTGTGCCTCCTTCTGCTCCCCAGTCTCTGAGTGGATTGTCTCCTGCCACCTCAGAGATGAACCTGTACAGCTTCAACAGCCGCAGCACCAGTCCAGTAGGCATGCCCACACCCACCCTCAACAGCCCCCGCCCCCGATTCTCAGCTTACGACTCCCTATTGAAGAGGAGGACCGAGGTCAACAACCCTGTAGTACGTtcactcacagacacagacagagaacacTCTATAATCATGTACGGCCACACTATATAATGCTTTTCCATGTTTGAATATCTGTTTATGTTGCTACAGATGGCACCCACCCACTACAGCATTCGTTCTTCCACTATGCCCAATAAAAAAGACTACATAGAGGAGTTGACCAAACAGATGGACGCCTGCCAGAAGGTAAGCCTCACCTGAGTCATTCTGGGATTCAAACACACAGTTTGTTATCACGAGTATAAGAagatgttttggtgtgtgtgtgtgtgtcctccagcGTAACCAGTTCCTGGAGGCAGAGAGTgtggagatggagaaggagaggaacCAGATAAGGTCAGACATCATGTTAtacttctttctttattttctttaactttcTTTAATATATTACAGGCAAAAtgatatacataaaaaatatgagaaaaaataaataacataacagacaaaataatataaataggATCACTTCATAATTCATGTAATGTTATGTTGACTGGTATCAATACAAACTGTCAAGTTATTTATGTTGTTCCCAATTTATGTCGTGTTGTggttactttatttatatttcactttctttcttcttattttcctcTTTGCTCGCTTTTTctttggtttctttttttcttccattttggTCTGATTCTCATGAAACTGTCTTTAAAGGACAACACAAGCTGAGAATATCGTTGTTATGACCTCCACTGGTTGAAATTGTCCCCTGGCTGGAGTGAGGTAAAGTGGGTGTGGTCAGTCCGCCGTGACATCACTGGTGGGTGTGGTTGTATGTGACAGACTGGAAACCTTCAACGAGAAGAGTTTTGTAAAATTATGCTTTTTAGTTAACGCttaaacatgcttttatttcaaGTGTAAGTTAACAATGTGCTGAACAGCATTGTTTGACTAACCTTCTCTTATTAGAAGTACTTTTGCACTTGTAACCACACCCTCACGTGATGTCACAGTGTTCCACAACCTCAcgtgatgtcacagtgtaccACAACCTCAGTACACTTCTACTTCTTCCCACAAGTTCTGGACAGATCTTGAGTCTCACTTTTTAGAAGCAAATCTTTTAACCTTAAAGATGCTAACTGTTACTCCTCCTGTCATTCATTGGCTTCACTTCTGTCTGGCACCTGACTGGGAACTTAGAGTTTGACACATGGCTAATAACTCTCTCCCTGTGAAGGTATGAGATGCGTGGCCTGCTGGTGAACAACGAGGACCTGCTGAGGACCAACACTCAGCTGACCAatgagatgaagaggatgagagagcagatgatagagatggagagagagaaccaaTCCATGTGcgagagacacagggagatgGAGGTGTGAGCAGATAGATGGAATGATGCTCTAGTTATCTATAGGTTTGCATGACTGACTCTTTTTCTTGCACTGTGCAGATTGAGGTGAAACAGGCCCGGGACATGATGGTGGAGGCTAACACTCAGGAGTACGCCTTCAATTTTCTCCAGCAGTCCCTCAAAAACAAGATCCAGGATTCTGAGGTACACAGCAGCAACTAACATTTGCAGAGTTGCTGTCTTCTCCCGAATTTCTACTGCAACTGCAGTCTGTTACACGTCAGATAATTGACATGTGGAGCCTAGTTTTTGAAGACAACGGTGGATGCAAAAACATATAAAGAGGCGGTGTCCCCCATGGGACCTTATTACACATATGATGTTTGTAAATTCAGAAGATAATTCAGAAAGTCAAgaaaaccctaaccctttttaaATCAATGATTCGGCTTCAGAATTAGGAGCATTTTCTCAGCCCATAAAGGAACACTAAATCCTTGTTTAGCTAATTGTTTTTCACAATGCAACAGTTCCAGACAAGCTGAGGactttaagaaacacatgaaactgtTGGTAGAAGTATTGTATGCACATCCCAACATTGTCCCTGGTGTATTGGCAacaataagagaataagagtgCAGTCAACACGATACCTGCTTTTATTGAGCAGCATGGGAATACCGTGAGCGTGGACTTTTTGGTGCATTCAGGTGTTGAGACATGAACGTTGTCTGTCCGACAGTAATACaattgtactgtgtgtgtgtgtgtgtgtgtgtgttcaggataACCTGGAGAATCAGACGCAGCACGCCAAGACTCTGTCTGAGAAGTTgtggcaggcagagagacaggtggaggagatggaggtcGACAGAGAAACCAGAGACAAAAAGACATCTGAATTCAACAGCAACTTCTTCAGACTGGAGACAGAGGTACAGAGACACTTTCATCCCACCTTTACAAGGAAATTGTAATTTTATGGACAAAAATGTCCTTATTGGATCCTGTGCATTctattatatcaggctttcaatCTAGAGGCCtggcttcaaaattgtactttttttctACTTTCCACTCGATTGATCCCTATGGGGTGAATACTGtacatcaggggtgtcaaactcatttagttcaggggccacatgcagcacaatttgatctcaagtaggccggaccagtaaaatcacagcataataacctataaataaccacaactccaaatgttccccttcgttttagtgcaaaaaagtaaaagtacattctgaaaatgttcaaacttaagctttttacaaaacattatgaacaacctgaaatttcttaagaaagaaaggtgcaatttcaacaatagtattagtttatcatttacacatgtgcgttacaacttacagatgcTTTCTCTTAAGTGACATTTATTTGGAGCTGCTCTGGTAAAGCCAGGTAAGCACGGATGTGTTTATTATACCTACAAATGTATGTTTCCGTGTGTTTCCAGCTGGCTGAGGCTCTGCAGGTGTCCACGGAGGCTGCAATTGAGCTGAGCCTGCACCAGAAGCTGCGTGAGGACAGCCAGCAGAgggtggaggagctggaggaggttCTGCTGGAGAaggagctggagctgcagagacTGCACACCCTCGTCAGCAGACTGCAGGGAGAGGTATGCCAACACAAGTGAATGTAATCAtttcatgctaacatgctaaataaTCAATGTCATGTTCATATCTATTCGTAAAAGATTAGTagcctattcacctgtagtgtctcgctAAATGTATggaattttgtttgtttggcagaAAAATTTGTTT
It encodes the following:
- the LOC115016328 gene encoding cingulin-like protein 1 isoform X2, whose amino-acid sequence is MQGKNETEQENNMESELDLNKQSDSPSEDEPTTPRVVSTSQNPKYQLFLNNDHLTNGLSSRAADSPGGGGTVGENSPKPARRETNRLGLNNHRGSLESLASRDWDNTSERWGVVDSPPRVFNSPYTTTASIDYNPMYRMSEFKSLSGLSPATSEMNLYSFNSRSTSPVGMPTPTLNSPRPRFSAYDSLLKRRTEVNNPVMAPTHYSIRSSTMPNKKDYIEELTKQMDACQKRNQFLEAESVEMEKERNQIRYEMRGLLVNNEDLLRTNTQLTNEMKRMREQMIEMERENQSMCERHREMEIEVKQARDMMVEANTQEYAFNFLQQSLKNKIQDSEDNLENQTQHAKTLSEKLWQAERQVEEMEVDRETRDKKTSEFNSNFFRLETELAEALQVSTEAAIELSLHQKLREDSQQRVEELEEVLLEKELELQRLHTLVSRLQGEVSGKLIDKEQTLEEEIQLRERIQLQCKQAERAVEDLHMELQSTNQARDDLAKQVKQAQEKIIDMESDLEELHDSELRWAAKHKRAIEQTEQLQLKVIQEKDLNDQLETEKTATERQVRELRLEVEELQSSRVQEDVISRAESRVKELENTLRTEERNKSVLTNTIGKLERKINELSDQMEEEHRIANEQKDLMTQRMRSLKRQLNEAEEEASRREAQYRHTQRELAEEREASSRLQRQLLDQHQLTKRKETMTIRQTLDNLRLDLSVDDEDDDQLLLQQQTNTVTKV
- the LOC115016328 gene encoding cingulin-like protein 1 isoform X1; this encodes MQGKNETEQENNMHALESSSTQSPLSPHPTTNEEEAEQAWRASHKKPAAGLFSSSNLHRASSVKNLISKFSGPSSGTPQSPSSSPKSASAQALESKLSPSTLSSAGQDEGPVPGITVTPPFRETSQNVAPSAQRGTNTSQITARVDCPVGGCAKKTDSEARSKRQTPDTDRHSVADSGMGSESELDLNKQSDSPSEDEPTTPRVVSTSQNPKYQLFLNNDHLTNGLSSRAADSPGGGGTVGENSPKPARRETNRLGLNNHRGSLESLASRDWDNTSERWGVVDSPPRVFNSPYTTTASIDYNPMYRMSEFKSLSGLSPATSEMNLYSFNSRSTSPVGMPTPTLNSPRPRFSAYDSLLKRRTEVNNPVMAPTHYSIRSSTMPNKKDYIEELTKQMDACQKRNQFLEAESVEMEKERNQIRYEMRGLLVNNEDLLRTNTQLTNEMKRMREQMIEMERENQSMCERHREMEIEVKQARDMMVEANTQEYAFNFLQQSLKNKIQDSEDNLENQTQHAKTLSEKLWQAERQVEEMEVDRETRDKKTSEFNSNFFRLETELAEALQVSTEAAIELSLHQKLREDSQQRVEELEEVLLEKELELQRLHTLVSRLQGEVSGKLIDKEQTLEEEIQLRERIQLQCKQAERAVEDLHMELQSTNQARDDLAKQVKQAQEKIIDMESDLEELHDSELRWAAKHKRAIEQTEQLQLKVIQEKDLNDQLETEKTATERQVRELRLEVEELQSSRVQEDVISRAESRVKELENTLRTEERNKSVLTNTIGKLERKINELSDQMEEEHRIANEQKDLMTQRMRSLKRQLNEAEEEASRREAQYRHTQRELAEEREASSRLQRQLLDQHQLTKRKETMTIRQTLDNLRLDLSVDDEDDDQLLLQQQTNTVTKV